One segment of Solanum stenotomum isolate F172 chromosome 1, ASM1918654v1, whole genome shotgun sequence DNA contains the following:
- the LOC125845080 gene encoding phosphatidate cytidylyltransferase 4, chloroplastic: MNTHYPISSMASSIDFDRFKVIPLSLTSICSCHSHHLPSTSSQFHHSSTRTLSLSRPRCSISRIGLFLDGSRVTEVSGIPRSIFLKHPRIITAVARAEPGHLFDDESKEEVNKRNSTPVGEIPTAELKEKNSQLKKRVVFGLGIGILVGGVVLTGGWVFTVALAAAVFVGAREYFELVRSRGIADGMTPPPRYVSRVCSVICALMPVVTLYLGHIDVSVTSAAFVVAMALLMQRRIPRFAQLTSAMFGLFYCGYLPCFWVKLRCGLAVPALNTRLGASWPVILGGPTQWTVGLVATLISISSIIAADTFAFIGGKAFGRTPLTNISPKKTWEGALAGLGGCIATSVVLSRTFCWPTSTLSAVAFGFLNFFGSLFGDLTESMIKRDAGVKDSGSLIPGHGGILDRVDSYIFTGALAYSFVKMLLPLYGV; encoded by the exons ATGAATACCCATTATCCCATTTCATCTATGGCTTCTTCTATAGATTTTGATAGATTTAAGGTGATTCCACTCTCCCTTACTTCCATCTGCAGTTGCCACTCTCATCATCTTCCTTCTACATCATCTCAATTTCATCATTCTTCCACAAGAACCTTAAGTTTAAGCCGACCCAGATGTTCAATTTCAAGAATTGGGTTGTTTCTTGATGGGTCCAGAGTTACAGAGGTTTCGGGTATACCAAGAAGCATCTTCTTGAAACACCCTCGAATTATCACAGCTGTTGCTCGTGCTGAACCGGGCCACCTTTTCGATGATGAATCCAAAGAG GAAGTTAACAAACGCAACAGTACACCGGTGGGGGAAATTCCCACTGCTGAACTTAAGGAGAAAAATAGTCAATTGAAGAAAAGGGTAGTCTTTGGACTTGGCATTGGTATTTTAGTCGGAGGTGTGGTATTGACTGGAGGATGGGTTTTCACTGTTGCCCTTGCTGCTGCTGTTTTTGTGGGTGCACGAGAGTACTTTGAACTGGTTAGGAGTCGTGGAATTGCTGATGGAATGACTCCTCCTCCTCGATACGTATCAAGAGTTTGCTCTGTCATCTGTGCTCTCATGCCTGTAGTCACACT ATATTTAGGTCACATTGATGTTTCTGTTACCTCTGCGGCCTTTGTTGTTGCAATGGCACTGCTGATGCAAAGGCGAATTCCTCGTTTTGCTCAACTTACCAGTGCCATGTTTGGGCTCTTCTACTGTGGCTATCTCCCTTGTTTCTGGGTTAAGTTGAGATGTGGTTTGGCAGTACCAGCTCTTAACACTA GACTGGGAGCATCATGGCCTGTCATTCTTGGAGGCCCAACTCAGTGGACCGTGGGGCTTGTGGCAACCTTAATTTCAATCAGTAGTATCATTGCAGCAGATACATTTGCTTTTATTGGAGGCAAG GCTTTTGGTCGGACACCACTTACTAACATTAGCCCAAAGAAAACTTGGGAAGGAGCTCTTGCAGGCTTAGGAGGTTGTATAGCCACTTCTGTGGTGTTATCACGAACGTTCTGTTGGCCTACATCCACATTAAG TGCGGTAGCTTTTGGATTTCTGAACTTTTTTGGATCTCTCTTTGGTGACCTCACTGAGTCGATGATCAAACGTGATGCGGGTGTGAAAGACTCGGGATCTCTCATTCCTGGACACG